One Clavelina lepadiformis chromosome 1, kaClaLepa1.1, whole genome shotgun sequence genomic region harbors:
- the LOC143473196 gene encoding uncharacterized protein LOC143473196 — MSQYIFIASLFLVATSQNMGSYAQNEKVLTAGGVQVQIPECDNILSNLTSGVWLSRQPIFPSKASADEYKRRVDHARRKLNIEREEFWVMRGFPRNSMSSKFQCGYYRYQRQTPSSLKVGQWCDRRGDRPCCSNMWWGRCTPPSDRTCKCRNCVDSRTFDYAALLEWTPRDCRCVYHRYNSDEACDIIEGSPYNDIYYVGDSFTRDMYLALLMTLTDLSIIGAWRKNMTQEEMTLCSNSAFTNWKTCNNL, encoded by the exons ATGTCTCAGTATATATTTATTGCGTCATTATTTTTGGTTGCTACGTCACAAAACATGGGAAGTTATGCCCAAAATGAGAAGGTTCTTACCGCGGGTGGTGTTCAAGTTCAAATTCCAGAATGTGACAATATTTTGAGTAATCTTACGTCAGGGGTTTGGTTGTCAAGGCAACCGATTTTTCCTTCGAAGGCGTCAGCGGATGAATACAAGAGACGGGTGGATCATGCACGGAGGAAGTTGAACATAGAGCGGGAAGAATTCTGGGTCATGAGGGGATTCCCCCGTAATAGTATGTCCAGCAAGTTCCAGTGTGGGTACTACAG ATATCAAAGACAAACCCCATCCAGTCTCAAGGTGGGGCAATGGTGCGATCGACGGGGAGACCGGCCCTGCTGCAGCAATATGTGGTGGGGGCGGTGTACTCCACCTAGCGACAGAACCTGTAAGTGCCGGAA TTGCGTCGATTCCAGAACATTCGATTACGCGGCGCTTCTGGAGTGGACACCACGTGATTGCAGATGTGTTTATCACAGATACAATAGCGACGAAGCCTGCGACATCATAGAAGGGTCTCCTTACAATGATATTTATTACGTAGGAGATTCATTCACCCGTGACATGTACTTGGCCTTGCTCATGACCTTGACTGACCTTTCCATTATCGGTGCCTGGCGCAAGAATATGACGCAAGAGGAAATGACGTTGTGTTCTAATTCCGCTTTCACAAACTGGAAGACTTGCA ACAACTTGTAG